Proteins encoded in a region of the Salipiger sp. CCB-MM3 genome:
- a CDS encoding HPr family phosphocarrier protein, which produces MSDTSVRRVLNIVNEKGLHARASAKLVEVVEGFDAHAEVSKDGMSTGGDSIMGLLMLAASKGSSIEVETSGPDAAALADALEALVANRFGEDN; this is translated from the coding sequence ATGAGTGATACATCGGTTCGCCGCGTGCTGAACATCGTCAACGAAAAGGGCCTGCACGCCCGCGCCTCCGCCAAGCTGGTCGAGGTGGTCGAGGGGTTCGACGCCCATGCCGAAGTATCCAAGGACGGCATGAGCACCGGCGGCGACAGCATCATGGGGCTTTTGATGTTGGCAGCTTCCAAGGGAAGCTCTATTGAGGTCGAGACCTCCGGTCCGGACGCTGCAGCCCTCGCCGACGCGCTCGAGGCGCTGGTGGCGAACCGGTTCGGCGAGGACAACTGA
- a CDS encoding lysophospholipid acyltransferase family protein, protein MLDSHEATANRGTSVTPAHAPYDKRKLSYANTFTNPWKANTIRALEWLTGKIPLIRLVRKFERVGVPDGQAFWPQALKMMGIELRTPAEQIARIPASGPVIVVANHPHGLVDGMILAELIGRVRTDYKILTRSLLTGVEEIGQFMIPVPFPHEETAREQSLEMRATAMDHLKRGGVIALFPSGVVAASETLFGPAIEAVWNPFTAKMIQRSGATVVPIYFPGQNSRAYQMANKLSPTLRQGLLIHEVMHACGRPQAPVVGAPISPDEVRGWTGNQREFVAWLREKTLALKGR, encoded by the coding sequence ATGCTCGACAGCCATGAGGCGACGGCCAATCGGGGGACATCCGTCACCCCGGCCCATGCGCCTTATGACAAGCGCAAGCTGAGCTACGCCAACACGTTCACCAACCCGTGGAAGGCCAACACCATCCGCGCGCTGGAATGGCTCACCGGCAAAATTCCCCTCATCCGCCTCGTGCGCAAGTTTGAACGCGTCGGTGTGCCCGACGGGCAGGCCTTCTGGCCGCAGGCGCTGAAGATGATGGGGATCGAACTGCGGACCCCGGCAGAGCAGATCGCGCGCATCCCCGCCTCCGGCCCGGTGATCGTTGTGGCGAACCACCCGCATGGGCTGGTCGACGGGATGATCCTTGCCGAACTGATCGGCCGTGTGCGGACCGACTATAAGATCCTCACCCGCTCGCTGCTGACCGGCGTCGAGGAGATCGGTCAGTTCATGATCCCGGTGCCCTTCCCGCATGAGGAAACCGCGCGCGAACAGAGCCTTGAGATGCGCGCCACCGCCATGGACCACCTGAAGCGCGGCGGGGTGATCGCGCTCTTCCCCTCGGGCGTGGTGGCGGCATCGGAGACCCTTTTTGGTCCCGCCATCGAGGCGGTCTGGAACCCGTTCACCGCCAAGATGATCCAGCGCTCGGGCGCCACCGTGGTGCCGATCTATTTCCCCGGACAGAACAGCCGCGCCTATCAGATGGCCAACAAGCTCTCGCCCACGCTGCGGCAGGGTTTGCTGATCCACGAGGTGATGCACGCGTGCGGCAGGCCGCAGGCCCCCGTCGTCGGCGCGCCGATCAGCCCCGACGAGGTGCGCGGCTGGACCGGCAATCAGCGCGAATTCGTCGCCTGGCTGCGCGAGAAGACACTGGCGCTGAAGGGGCGGTAG
- a CDS encoding HPr kinase/phosphorylase has protein sequence MTPPEPIILHATAVAVAGRALLIQGRSGAGKSGLALEMMARGARLVADDRVVLTLEDGVLWAAPPARLAGLIEARGLGILPADHLPRAEVAALLDLDTPETERLPQRREIMLQGRNLPLLHNAAHPYFPAALVQYLKGAARDPS, from the coding sequence ATGACGCCCCCAGAGCCGATCATCCTGCACGCCACCGCAGTGGCGGTCGCAGGACGGGCGCTGCTGATCCAAGGCCGCTCAGGCGCAGGCAAATCCGGGCTCGCGCTCGAGATGATGGCCCGCGGCGCACGGCTGGTCGCCGATGACCGCGTGGTGCTGACACTCGAGGATGGCGTCCTCTGGGCCGCCCCCCCTGCCCGGCTGGCCGGGCTGATCGAGGCGCGCGGGCTTGGCATCCTGCCCGCCGACCATCTGCCCCGCGCCGAGGTGGCCGCACTGCTCGATCTCGATACCCCAGAGACCGAGCGCCTGCCGCAACGCCGCGAAATCATGCTGCAGGGGCGAAATCTCCCCTTGCTTCACAATGCCGCGCATCCCTATTTTCCCGCAGCGCTCGTTCAATATCTGAAGGGTGCAGCAAGGGATCCCTCGTGA
- a CDS encoding DUF6473 family protein translates to MSYAESVEGALEYFPCRYGRSRTLFRGPKREVQAPYVAFLGGAETFGRFVSEPFAAQVEAALAEGGLPHPCVNLGAVNAGIDLYLGDPAVMALADQAEISVLQVMGAQNMSNRFYGVHPRRNDRFLHASDRLQQLYPEVDFTEFHFTLHMLGRLREISQERFAEVTAELRLAWVARMKHLLTLLGGRVLLLWAAGHPPPDTHVDRLAPAPLFIERGMIEALRPRASAVLELTLPEEVLAGETEGMIFADFEAAAAAEALRPLGHAQIAKELTPVLDRLLR, encoded by the coding sequence ATGTCCTATGCCGAATCCGTTGAGGGTGCGCTTGAGTATTTCCCCTGCCGCTATGGCCGGTCGCGGACCCTGTTTCGCGGGCCGAAGCGCGAGGTGCAGGCGCCTTATGTGGCGTTTCTGGGCGGTGCGGAAACCTTCGGGCGTTTTGTGAGCGAGCCCTTCGCGGCGCAGGTGGAAGCCGCGCTGGCCGAGGGCGGCCTGCCGCACCCCTGCGTCAACCTTGGTGCGGTCAACGCGGGCATCGATCTCTATCTCGGCGATCCGGCGGTGATGGCGCTGGCCGATCAGGCCGAGATCAGCGTGCTGCAGGTGATGGGCGCGCAGAACATGTCGAACCGCTTTTACGGGGTGCACCCGCGGCGCAACGATCGCTTCCTGCATGCCTCCGACCGGCTGCAGCAGCTCTACCCGGAGGTGGATTTCACCGAGTTTCATTTCACCCTGCACATGCTGGGCCGGCTGCGCGAGATCTCGCAAGAGCGGTTTGCCGAGGTCACCGCCGAGTTGCGGCTCGCTTGGGTGGCGCGGATGAAACATCTGCTGACGCTGCTCGGCGGGCGCGTGTTGCTGCTCTGGGCTGCGGGCCATCCGCCGCCCGACACGCATGTGGATCGGCTTGCCCCCGCGCCGCTGTTCATCGAGCGCGGCATGATCGAGGCGCTGCGGCCAAGGGCATCGGCGGTGTTGGAATTGACGCTGCCGGAGGAGGTGCTGGCGGGCGAGACCGAGGGGATGATCTTCGCCGATTTCGAGGCCGCCGCCGCGGCAGAGGCGTTGCGGCCCTTGGGGCATGCGCAGATCGCCAAGGAGCTGACGCCGGTGCTGGACCGGCTGCTGCGCTGA
- a CDS encoding 3-hydroxybutyryl-CoA dehydrogenase, with the protein MEIKSIGVIGAGQMGNGIAHVMALSGYEVRLSDVSQEALDKALALITRNLDRQVSREKISAEARDAALAKISTTLDTVEVAQTDLVIEAATEQEAVKSKIFEGLLPHLLPHTILTSNTSSISITRLASRTDRPEKFLGFHFMNPVPVMQLVELIRGIATDEPTYQACLKVVETLGKTAASAEDFPAFIVNRILVPMINEAVYTLYEGVGNVRSIDMAMKLGANHPMGPLELADFIGLDTCLAIMNVLHDGLADTKYRPCPLLTKYVEAGWLGRKTKRGFYDYRGDEPVPTR; encoded by the coding sequence ATGGAAATCAAGAGCATCGGTGTCATCGGCGCAGGACAGATGGGCAATGGCATCGCCCATGTCATGGCGCTGTCGGGCTATGAGGTGCGCCTGTCGGACGTCAGTCAGGAGGCGCTGGACAAGGCGCTGGCCCTGATCACCCGCAATCTCGACCGGCAAGTCAGCCGCGAGAAGATCAGCGCAGAGGCGCGCGACGCCGCTCTGGCCAAGATCAGCACCACGCTCGACACCGTCGAAGTGGCGCAAACCGATCTGGTGATCGAGGCCGCAACCGAGCAGGAAGCGGTGAAGAGCAAGATCTTCGAGGGTCTGCTGCCGCATCTTCTGCCGCATACGATCCTGACGTCGAACACCTCGTCGATCTCGATCACCCGGCTGGCCTCGCGCACCGACCGTCCCGAGAAATTCCTTGGCTTCCACTTCATGAACCCGGTGCCGGTGATGCAGCTCGTCGAGCTGATCCGCGGCATCGCCACCGACGAGCCGACCTATCAGGCCTGCCTGAAAGTGGTGGAAACGCTGGGCAAGACCGCGGCCTCCGCCGAGGATTTCCCGGCCTTTATCGTCAACCGCATCCTCGTGCCGATGATCAACGAGGCGGTCTACACGCTCTATGAAGGCGTCGGCAATGTGCGCTCGATCGACATGGCGATGAAGCTCGGGGCGAACCACCCGATGGGCCCGCTGGAGCTGGCGGATTTCATCGGGCTCGACACCTGCCTTGCGATCATGAATGTGCTGCACGACGGTTTGGCCGACACCAAATACCGCCCCTGTCCGCTGCTGACCAAATATGTCGAGGCCGGATGGCTGGGCCGCAAGACCAAACGCGGCTTCTACGACTACCGCGGCGACGAGCCGGTGCCCACACGCTGA
- a CDS encoding PTS sugar transporter subunit IIA yields the protein MIGIVIVAHGGLAKEYLSAVEHVVGVQPGIMAISIEADHDRGKKQAEICAAADSVDTGGGVVLVTDLFGGSPSNLSLLACQPENRRILYGMNLPMLIKLAKTRQLPVPDAVRGALEAGRKYIDSQNVKPDAV from the coding sequence GTGATCGGCATCGTGATCGTGGCGCATGGTGGACTGGCGAAGGAATATCTCTCCGCCGTAGAACATGTGGTCGGGGTACAGCCCGGAATCATGGCGATCTCGATCGAGGCCGATCACGATCGCGGCAAGAAACAGGCCGAGATCTGCGCCGCTGCGGACAGTGTCGACACCGGTGGCGGCGTGGTTCTGGTGACCGACCTTTTCGGCGGCTCGCCCTCCAACCTGAGCCTGCTGGCCTGCCAGCCCGAGAACCGCCGCATCCTGTACGGGATGAACCTGCCCATGCTGATCAAGCTCGCAAAGACCCGCCAATTGCCGGTGCCCGACGCCGTGCGCGGCGCGCTCGAGGCGGGGCGGAAATACATTGACAGTCAGAACGTCAAACCTGATGCCGTCTGA
- the rapZ gene encoding RNase adapter RapZ, whose amino-acid sequence MSAVMDDSPKAPQHVVLVTGPSGAGRSTAINALEDFGFEAIDNIPLGLIPRLLEGPALSRPLALGVDIRNRDFTVEGLLGLRRALDGQPLVQAQLLYLDAAPEVLARRYSETRRRHPLSPDSAYTDGIARELSLLEPARSAAEILIDTSELSPHDLRAQLAGWFAQDEAQQLAVSVQSFSYKRGLPQGLDTVFDCRFLDNPHWVPELRAKTGLDAEVRAHVQADPRFAPFLEKIVDLALFMLPACTEEGKAHLSFGFGCTGGQHRSVMVTETVARALADRGWQVSTRHRELERRGQTAKGVATGTDERSQA is encoded by the coding sequence ATGTCCGCAGTCATGGATGACTCGCCCAAAGCGCCCCAGCATGTGGTGCTGGTCACCGGCCCGTCTGGCGCCGGGCGCTCCACCGCGATCAACGCGCTGGAGGATTTCGGCTTTGAGGCGATCGACAACATCCCGCTCGGGCTGATCCCACGGCTTCTCGAAGGGCCCGCGCTGAGCCGTCCGCTGGCGCTTGGCGTCGACATCCGTAACCGCGATTTCACCGTCGAGGGGCTGCTCGGCCTGCGCCGCGCGCTCGACGGGCAGCCGCTGGTGCAGGCGCAGCTGCTCTATCTCGATGCCGCGCCCGAGGTGCTGGCGCGGCGCTATTCCGAGACCCGCCGCCGCCATCCGCTGTCGCCCGACAGCGCCTATACCGATGGCATTGCACGCGAACTTTCCCTGCTCGAGCCCGCGCGGAGCGCCGCCGAGATCCTGATCGACACCTCCGAGCTCAGCCCGCACGATCTGCGCGCGCAGCTTGCCGGATGGTTCGCGCAGGACGAGGCGCAGCAGCTTGCCGTCTCGGTGCAGAGCTTTTCCTACAAGCGTGGCCTGCCGCAGGGGCTCGACACGGTGTTCGACTGCCGCTTCCTCGACAATCCGCACTGGGTGCCCGAACTGCGTGCCAAGACCGGGCTCGACGCCGAAGTGCGCGCCCATGTGCAGGCCGATCCGCGCTTTGCGCCGTTCCTCGAAAAGATCGTCGATCTGGCACTCTTCATGCTTCCGGCCTGCACTGAAGAGGGCAAGGCGCATCTGTCGTTCGGATTTGGCTGTACCGGTGGGCAACATAGGTCGGTCATGGTGACGGAAACCGTCGCGCGCGCCCTTGCGGACCGGGGCTGGCAGGTGTCAACTAGGCACCGGGAACTCGAGCGCCGCGGCCAGACCGCCAAGGGCGTGGCAACTGGAACGGACGAAAGGTCGCAAGCGTGA